The Heyndrickxia vini genome contains a region encoding:
- the hflX gene encoding GTPase HflX translates to MELREKAILVGVNLNHQDNFDYSMEELRNLTEACDIEVVGEITQNLQRINKSHYVGTGKIDEIRALGEMVEANVIIFNDELSPSQIRNLEADIDCKVIDRTILILDIFAERARTKEAQLQVEVAQLQYMLPRLVGLRASLGRQGGGSGLKNRGAGETKLELDRRKIEAKIVALNKELEHLVAHRKTQRKQRKKNDVPVVSLVGYTNSGKSTIMNAMVEKFNPLENKQVFEKDMLFATLETSVRSISLADQKSFLLTDTVGFVSKLPHHLVKAFRSTLEEVAESDLLIHVVDYSNPNYERLMDITNETLKDIGIENIPTIYAYNKSDLMDVHIPMTRGEDVFLSAKQRIGIDELIEMIRKEIFTDYIQCEMLVPYDQGRIISYFKDHANVMTMSYEENGTKLVLECKASDFDRYKEFVI, encoded by the coding sequence ATGGAACTGAGGGAAAAAGCAATATTAGTAGGGGTCAATTTAAATCATCAAGACAACTTTGACTATTCAATGGAAGAGCTTCGAAATTTAACGGAAGCATGTGATATCGAAGTCGTTGGGGAAATTACGCAAAATCTTCAAAGAATTAATAAATCACATTATGTAGGGACGGGAAAAATTGATGAAATTCGGGCGCTTGGAGAAATGGTAGAGGCGAATGTCATTATTTTTAATGATGAATTATCTCCATCTCAAATCCGAAATTTAGAAGCGGATATCGACTGTAAGGTCATTGATCGAACGATTTTAATACTAGATATTTTTGCGGAACGAGCGCGAACAAAAGAGGCACAGCTTCAAGTAGAAGTTGCCCAGCTGCAATATATGCTTCCTCGCTTAGTCGGTCTTCGCGCATCTCTAGGGCGTCAAGGTGGCGGATCAGGATTGAAAAACAGAGGTGCCGGAGAAACAAAGCTAGAGCTTGATCGCCGGAAAATTGAGGCGAAAATCGTTGCGTTAAATAAAGAATTGGAACATCTAGTTGCTCATCGGAAAACCCAACGTAAACAACGGAAGAAAAATGATGTGCCGGTTGTTTCCCTTGTTGGTTATACAAACTCAGGCAAGTCTACAATCATGAATGCAATGGTGGAGAAATTTAACCCGTTAGAAAATAAACAGGTTTTTGAAAAGGATATGCTTTTTGCAACTTTGGAGACTTCCGTTCGAAGCATTTCCTTAGCTGACCAAAAATCATTTTTACTAACAGATACCGTCGGATTTGTCAGTAAGCTTCCCCACCATCTTGTTAAAGCATTTCGTTCGACCTTGGAGGAAGTAGCAGAAAGTGACTTATTGATTCATGTTGTTGATTATTCCAATCCGAATTATGAACGGCTTATGGACATTACAAATGAAACGTTAAAGGATATTGGAATTGAAAATATTCCAACCATCTATGCGTACAATAAATCAGATTTAATGGATGTTCACATACCGATGACTCGAGGGGAAGATGTATTTTTATCCGCCAAACAACGAATTGGAATCGATGAACTAATTGAGATGATTAGGAAGGAAATTTTCACGGATTATATTCAGTGTGAAATGTTAGTTCCGTATGATCAAGGAAGGATTATTTCTTATTTTAAAGATCATGCAAATGTGATGACTATGAGTTATGAGGAAAATGGTACGAAACTTGTGCTGGAATGTAAAGCGAGTGATTTTGATAGATATAAGGAATTTGTGATTTAA